The genomic interval AACCATTTTTTTGATAAGGTGCCAAGCATACCAAAATTAAAACCATAGGATATGCCAGTCCCTGTCCTATTGTTCTGTATCATATATAGGTCAAAAGATGCACCTACATAAAAATCTTTGTTCAAACCCAAACCATATCCTGCTGTGATGGCCTGTTCTTTCTGTTCTTCAAAACCAAACTGGCTAATGCCAATGCCCAGACCACCATAAAATAATGGTCTTGCAAAACCAAAGAATATATTTTGTAATCCTTCAATATGAGAAAATGTATACTCATAACCTGCATTTATGTTATTTTTGTTTAATAAAGCAAGTGCGGCAGGATTTATTCTCAATGCATCAACACCCTGAACTGTAGCAACACACGCAAAAGATAAAGATTGGTTATATGCCGATACCTGATAGCGTTCAAATGCCTGGAAAAGACATATAGTCAATATAATTTCCAATCATCCTCCTTAAAACTCGGTTCCAATCACAACCAGGGTCCTTTTGAATATTGTTTTGCCTTTCAGGGACTTTGCCTTAAGATTCAATAGATAAATCCCAACCTTTAGCTGTCTTCTTAAATCATCCTTGCCATCCCAGTAAATCTCTTGCGGACCACCTGCACCATCGTATAATTCCCTGACCATCCTGCCTGACATATCATATACCCTGAGATTCAGCGTATAATCAAGTGGTGAATTTATCTTCAAATGCAATTGTTCACCTTTTGCTGGCAAAAAAGTCTTTGGTCCAATGATTTCAATCAAAGGCTCACTGCTTGCTGAGTCATAATCAGGTGATTTTATATCATCAGGAAATCTTAGTAATAGTTGGTAACCGGTTGTGTAGGGCAATTCAGGGTCATATTGTCCCACAATCCCGGTAAATATCTTTATCTCGCCTTTGATTATCGTAGCAGGACTGATACCACTACCTGTTGTAAATCTAACTGCAATGCCACAATCGCCGCTCATAACTTCAAAGTTATAACCATCACCGGTCTGATACGGGGTTGATTTAATAACCCCTCTTATTCTTATCAAACTACCTTCCATTGATTCTGTCAAAAAACGATTTGGCTCAAGGAATTTTGGTAATGGGACTGTATCCATACCAAGAAACCAGGCGTAACCATTGGCAATTTCAGTGAGTCCATTATATTCGGTAACCTTTCCTAAGACCCTAAACCTTGCTCCTAAAGAATCAATATATCTACCAAACAGGGAATCACCCTGGGGATTATAAACATTTATTCCCCCGGTATTATCCTGTATATAGAAACTTGGATTGCCCGAGGAAAATACATAATTCGGTCCGGTGATAACCCCTTCAACAACCACCATACTATCAACATATTTTGATGATACACCATCACCTCCCGGGGTCTGACAGAGCATAATCGTCTTCAATGCAGGCATAATGAATAAATGTGAAAAATCCGATGTATCCCTGGGCAATATTTCATAACCATCATTGGGAATTGAACTTGTCGTATACTGGCTTTTTATGCCAACAAGGGTAAATGTATCAATTGGTGCTAAATGCCCCGGAAGATTTGTTCCTGCATTGATATAAACCTTAAAAGGAATATTTGCCATATCATAGGCAGTATAAGATGTTGCCGAAAGAAGGAAACCACCAAAATAAGAAACACGAATTTTAACCAGAGCGCCTTCATATACCTCAGTATTGGCAATATTACCATTTATCTCAAAAGGAGCTGGAATTACACATCCCTGTTTTAATACCTGGTATGTAAAATTTGTTAGCTCATTCTTACCCCGATATTGAGCGACCCTGCCCGTTGCGATGATACTATCTCCGTAATTTAATGGAATCGGGAAATTAGTTGTGTATAAACAAACCCCACCGGTGTTATCCTGGATATATGCCTCCCGACTTGAGAATAATCCATTAGGAACGGTCACAACACCACATATTGTTACTGTGGAATCAAGGAGGTCGGGAATAAAATTTGAATCCAGGTCTTTGAATGCGACCGAAATAGGCCAGACATATTCAATCCCATTATTTCTGCCCGGAGTTGGGAATGCATTATTTATCCAGGTATTACTACCATTAGGCAATCGGGCAATAGAAAAATCAGGAATGACATTATTGCCTGGATATCCTTTTTTATCAATCAATCTATTAAGATTATCATAAAAATATAATGTATCGCCTGTATTATCTAAATTAACCCAGTTTCCAGTCCAGTTTGTAGTCTGCAATGTATCACCGTCTCCACTTATTAAGAGTGCCTCACCGCTTGCGTATAAAAGTAGATAACCATTGGCAGGGATTGAAAAACTCGGGATATTCAAAGTATGGGAACCGACAAAATCCCTTATTTTATAACTGGAAAGATTTACATTATAAATTGCTTTATTGAAAACCTCAATAAATTCTTCATCAAGGTCATTATAATTACCATTATTGTTGTGGTCAAACGTCTGCGGGTCAGGCAAGAATTCATTTAATACAAGAAGGGTTTCTATCGGCGTCTGGGTTGTGCAGGAAGGAACATTTGAAATCAAAGACCAGTTTGAGTCTTCGTCAGCAGTTTTCAAGGCAAAATAATAGCGGGTACCAGGTGCAAGACCGTAAACAATAAAAGAGTCTATCTGTCCGGCATTTGAAGGCGGTGGTTCTCCTGTACATTCACTGGCTGAATAAAAATTACTCTCTGTTATAAGGAAATTCGCAAACCTTATATCATAATAACTTGCCCGACCTGAATTTCCATCATCCCCCGGCGCGGTCCAGCGCAATTTCGCATAATTTATTCCTATATCCGTTATTGCAAGATTATTTACCGGTGCGGGTGGGATTGTGTCGGGTGCAAGGGCTGTCAGAAAATAGAAATAGTAATTACCACCAGGAATGCCATTATTATCGCCATCCAGTCTATTACCAAATAGATCTCTAATTGTATCGTATACCCAGACACTG from candidate division WOR-3 bacterium carries:
- a CDS encoding Ig-like domain-containing protein; translated protein: MVLLLFFLFNQSPVLIESFTNSQFPPPAWDTLKSGANMTTWYRFTYGTAIPDSYHVRQRVYDTSDTLRTGWSILLTPVMDLTAYNGSESLYFWYRFSLPNNNMGADDTIYIEITNNDVNWWSLLKIDVSADTNVWQIARLSLASYDTFANARLRFRFEDKPNGSLGTSNCNFWLDSVKVISYYIDTIPPVILNTYPANGDTNIGVGSNILVYFNEPINPATIIPSAFNIAGSSSGFHSGTLAYDTLNFVVQFNPDNNFDFGETISVWVYDTIRDLFGNRLDGDNNGIPGGNYYFYFLTALAPDTIPPAPVNNLAITDIGINYAKLRWTAPGDDGNSGRASYYDIRFANFLITESNFYSASECTGEPPPSNAGQIDSFIVYGLAPGTRYYFALKTADEDSNWSLISNVPSCTTQTPIETLLVLNEFLPDPQTFDHNNNGNYNDLDEEFIEVFNKAIYNVNLSSYKIRDFVGSHTLNIPSFSIPANGYLLLYASGEALLISGDGDTLQTTNWTGNWVNLDNTGDTLYFYDNLNRLIDKKGYPGNNVIPDFSIARLPNGSNTWINNAFPTPGRNNGIEYVWPISVAFKDLDSNFIPDLLDSTVTICGVVTVPNGLFSSREAYIQDNTGGVCLYTTNFPIPLNYGDSIIATGRVAQYRGKNELTNFTYQVLKQGCVIPAPFEINGNIANTEVYEGALVKIRVSYFGGFLLSATSYTAYDMANIPFKVYINAGTNLPGHLAPIDTFTLVGIKSQYTTSSIPNDGYEILPRDTSDFSHLFIMPALKTIMLCQTPGGDGVSSKYVDSMVVVEGVITGPNYVFSSGNPSFYIQDNTGGINVYNPQGDSLFGRYIDSLGARFRVLGKVTEYNGLTEIANGYAWFLGMDTVPLPKFLEPNRFLTESMEGSLIRIRGVIKSTPYQTGDGYNFEVMSGDCGIAVRFTTGSGISPATIIKGEIKIFTGIVGQYDPELPYTTGYQLLLRFPDDIKSPDYDSASSEPLIEIIGPKTFLPAKGEQLHLKINSPLDYTLNLRVYDMSGRMVRELYDGAGGPQEIYWDGKDDLRRQLKVGIYLLNLKAKSLKGKTIFKRTLVVIGTEF